A part of Limibacillus halophilus genomic DNA contains:
- a CDS encoding ABC transporter substrate-binding protein, producing the protein MKKTHIIAVTMFAAATAFAAPRSVQADELTLCWAAWDPANALIELSKDFEEKSGHSMSFEFVPWPNFADRMLNELNSGGKLCDLMIGDSQWIGLGAEAGHYVKLNDFFDAEGISMDDFIPATVTGYSEWPKGTPNYWALPAFGDVVGWTYRKDWFERPALQAEFKAKYGRDLAAPATLAELKDIGEFFQGREIDGTTVYGASIYTERGSEGITMGVTNALYNYGFLYENPDKPYDLEGFVNSPEAAAGLEYYKALYNCCTPPGSSDWYMSENIDAYKSGQVAMQMNFAFIWPGVNADPKVGGDKSGYFPNPAGPGGHFAQLGGQGISVVSYSDSQEAALEYIKWFAQPEIQAKWWKLGGYSALRAVVEDPGFATSQPYAQTFLDSMAIVKDFWAEPAYASLLLSMQDRVHKYVVADQGTAQEALDGLVKDWIEVFEDEGKL; encoded by the coding sequence GCTGGGCAGCCTGGGATCCGGCAAACGCCCTGATTGAGCTCTCCAAGGATTTCGAAGAGAAGTCCGGCCACAGCATGAGTTTCGAGTTTGTGCCTTGGCCCAATTTCGCCGACAGGATGCTCAACGAGCTCAATTCCGGCGGCAAACTCTGCGATCTGATGATTGGCGACAGCCAATGGATCGGCCTAGGGGCCGAGGCGGGACATTACGTCAAACTAAACGATTTCTTCGATGCCGAAGGCATTTCGATGGATGACTTCATCCCGGCGACTGTCACCGGTTATTCGGAATGGCCGAAGGGCACCCCGAACTACTGGGCGCTTCCAGCTTTCGGCGACGTTGTCGGCTGGACCTACCGCAAGGATTGGTTCGAGCGGCCTGCGCTCCAGGCCGAGTTCAAAGCGAAATATGGCCGCGACCTAGCCGCTCCGGCCACGCTCGCCGAACTGAAAGACATCGGCGAGTTCTTTCAAGGGCGCGAGATCGACGGCACTACTGTCTACGGCGCTTCAATCTACACCGAACGCGGTTCCGAAGGCATCACCATGGGTGTGACTAACGCGCTCTACAACTACGGCTTCCTCTACGAAAACCCGGACAAGCCCTACGATCTTGAAGGCTTCGTCAACTCGCCTGAGGCTGCCGCGGGCCTGGAGTATTACAAGGCGCTCTACAATTGTTGCACGCCCCCGGGCTCCTCGGACTGGTACATGTCAGAGAATATCGACGCTTACAAATCGGGCCAGGTGGCGATGCAGATGAACTTCGCCTTCATTTGGCCCGGCGTGAACGCTGACCCGAAGGTCGGCGGCGACAAGTCCGGCTACTTCCCGAACCCGGCGGGCCCCGGTGGTCACTTCGCCCAGCTTGGTGGGCAGGGTATTTCTGTGGTGTCGTATTCCGACAGCCAGGAGGCGGCTCTTGAGTACATCAAGTGGTTCGCGCAGCCGGAAATCCAGGCGAAGTGGTGGAAACTCGGTGGTTACTCGGCGCTGCGCGCAGTCGTCGAAGATCCGGGTTTTGCGACCAGCCAGCCGTACGCGCAGACCTTTCTCGATTCGATGGCGATCGTGAAGGATTTCTGGGCCGAGCCGGCTTACGCTTCCCTCCTTTTGTCCATGCAAGATCGCGTCCACAAGTACGTGGTTGCCGATCAGGGCACGGCGCAGGAAGCCCTCGATGGCCTAGTCAAGGACTGGATCGAAGTATTCGAGGACGAAGGCAAGCTCTAA
- a CDS encoding carbohydrate ABC transporter permease produces MSETAMERAAKATPPKVARRIKGLSDKAIAWIFVAPTIILLLAVNIFPLIWTIRLSFTNFRANRPNADVQWLGLRNYERILTDSDIWITMQATAHFLVWTIVFQVLIGFTLAWLINRKFKGNDLWTTIIVLPMMLSPAVVGNFWTFLYQPQIGLFNYAVAFLTGADPSGFSMIGDVSLAPWSIVIVDTWMWTPFVMLICLAGLRSIPDSIYEAAECDRASKWRQFWTITVPMVLPFLMLAVLFRGIENFKMFDLVVQLTGGGPGSTTELTSINLKREAFEKWRTGYASAYAIILFVTVFGLASIYVKALNKVKER; encoded by the coding sequence ATGTCAGAGACAGCGATGGAGCGTGCCGCCAAAGCCACGCCGCCAAAGGTCGCGCGGCGGATCAAAGGGCTCTCCGACAAAGCTATCGCTTGGATCTTCGTGGCACCGACGATCATCCTGCTGTTAGCGGTGAATATCTTTCCGCTGATTTGGACGATTCGGCTGAGCTTCACTAACTTCCGCGCCAACCGCCCGAATGCCGATGTGCAATGGCTTGGCTTGCGCAATTACGAGCGCATCCTGACCGACAGCGACATCTGGATCACCATGCAAGCGACGGCGCACTTCCTGGTCTGGACCATCGTATTCCAGGTCCTTATCGGCTTTACTCTTGCGTGGCTGATCAATCGCAAGTTCAAAGGCAATGATCTTTGGACCACGATCATCGTCCTGCCCATGATGTTGTCTCCGGCGGTGGTCGGAAACTTCTGGACCTTTCTCTATCAGCCGCAGATAGGCCTATTCAATTACGCGGTCGCCTTCTTGACCGGCGCAGATCCAAGCGGTTTTTCCATGATCGGCGATGTCTCTCTGGCGCCCTGGTCGATCGTGATCGTGGACACTTGGATGTGGACGCCTTTTGTGATGCTGATCTGTCTCGCCGGTCTGCGCTCGATCCCAGATTCCATTTACGAGGCGGCGGAGTGCGACCGGGCGTCAAAGTGGCGGCAGTTCTGGACCATTACCGTTCCCATGGTGCTGCCCTTCCTGATGCTGGCGGTGCTGTTTCGGGGCATTGAGAACTTCAAGATGTTCGATCTCGTAGTTCAACTCACCGGCGGCGGACCAGGCTCAACGACCGAGCTAACCTCCATCAATTTGAAGCGGGAGGCCTTCGAGAAGTGGCGAACTGGCTATGCTTCGGCCTACGCCATCATCCTTTTCGTGACCGTCTTCGGGCTCGCCTCAATCTATGTAAAGGCCCTAAACAAGGTGAAGGAGCGATGA